The proteins below come from a single Caulobacter segnis ATCC 21756 genomic window:
- a CDS encoding type III pantothenate kinase, whose protein sequence is MMLLAIEQGNTNTMFAIHDGQSWVAQWRSATESTRTADEYVVWLSQLLSMQGLGFRAIDAVIISSVVPQSIFNLRNLSRRYFNVEPLVIGENANLGIDVRIEKPSEAGADRLVNAIGAGMVYPGPLIVIDSGTATTFDIVAADGAFEGGIISPGINLSMQALHEAAAKLPRIAIQRPAGNRIVGTDTVSAMQSGVFWGYISLIEGLVSRIKAERGEPMTVIATGGVASLFEGATDSIDHFDPDLTIRGLLEIYRRNTISET, encoded by the coding sequence CTGATGCTGCTCGCCATTGAACAGGGCAACACCAACACCATGTTCGCCATTCACGACGGCCAGTCGTGGGTGGCGCAGTGGCGTTCGGCGACCGAGAGCACCCGCACCGCCGACGAATACGTCGTGTGGCTGTCGCAACTGCTGTCCATGCAGGGATTGGGCTTCCGGGCCATCGACGCGGTGATCATCTCCAGCGTGGTGCCGCAGTCGATCTTCAATCTGCGCAACCTCTCGCGCCGTTATTTCAACGTCGAGCCGTTGGTGATCGGCGAGAACGCCAACCTCGGAATCGATGTCCGTATCGAGAAACCCTCCGAGGCCGGCGCCGACCGCCTGGTCAACGCGATCGGGGCTGGCATGGTCTATCCGGGCCCGCTGATTGTGATCGACAGCGGCACGGCCACCACCTTCGACATCGTGGCCGCCGACGGCGCCTTCGAGGGTGGGATCATTTCGCCCGGCATCAATCTTTCGATGCAGGCGCTGCACGAAGCGGCGGCGAAGCTGCCTCGGATCGCCATCCAGCGCCCGGCCGGTAACAGGATCGTGGGCACGGATACTGTGTCCGCCATGCAATCGGGCGTGTTCTGGGGCTATATCTCTCTGATCGAGGGCCTTGTCTCGCGCATCAAGGCCGAGCGCGGCGAGCCCATGACCGTTATCGCCACCGGTGGCGTCGCCTCCCTGTTCGAGGGCGCCACCGACAGCATCGACCACTTTGACCCCGATCTGACGATCCGGGGCCTCCTAGAAATCTACCGCCGAAACACCATTTCCGAGACCTGA
- the proS gene encoding proline--tRNA ligase — MRLSRYFLPVLKEAPSDAQIVSHQLMLRAGMIRQEAAGIYAWLPLGLRVLNKIEQIVREEMDRAGAIELLMPTIQLADLWRESGRYDDYGDEMLRITDRHKRELLFGPTAEEVVTDIFRASIKSYKDLPKNLYNIQWKFRDERRPRFGVMRGREFFMKDAYSFDLDADGARKSYNRMFVAYLNLFARMGLKAVPMRADTGPIGGDLSHEFIVLAETGESAVFCHKDLVEMPAPGPDLDWINGDLQPIVNQRTALYAATEEMHDEAAFNALPEGDRLSARGIEVGHIFSFGTKYSEPMKATVQGPDGQQVPVQMGSYGVGVSRLLGAIIEASHDEGGIIWPESVAPFDVGIVNMRQGDAACDAACETAYNALKAAGRDVLYDDTDARGGAKFATMDLIGLPWQLIVGPKGIAEGVVEIKNRKTGERHTASLDSVLDGLTKSKTA, encoded by the coding sequence ATGCGCTTATCGCGCTATTTCCTGCCGGTGCTGAAGGAAGCGCCGTCCGACGCCCAGATCGTTTCGCACCAGCTGATGCTCCGCGCAGGCATGATCCGCCAGGAGGCGGCGGGCATCTACGCCTGGCTGCCGCTGGGCTTGCGGGTCCTGAACAAGATCGAGCAGATCGTCCGTGAGGAAATGGATCGCGCCGGCGCCATCGAGCTGTTGATGCCGACCATCCAACTGGCCGACCTGTGGCGCGAAAGCGGTCGCTACGACGACTACGGCGACGAGATGCTGCGCATCACCGACCGCCACAAGCGCGAGCTGCTGTTTGGCCCGACGGCCGAGGAAGTCGTCACCGACATCTTCCGCGCCTCGATCAAGAGCTACAAGGACCTGCCCAAGAACCTCTACAACATCCAGTGGAAGTTCCGGGACGAGCGCCGTCCGCGCTTTGGCGTGATGCGCGGCCGCGAGTTCTTCATGAAAGACGCCTACAGCTTCGATCTCGACGCCGACGGCGCGCGCAAGTCCTACAATCGCATGTTCGTGGCCTATCTGAACCTGTTCGCGCGGATGGGTCTGAAAGCCGTGCCGATGCGAGCCGACACAGGTCCGATCGGTGGCGATCTCAGCCATGAGTTCATCGTCCTGGCCGAGACCGGCGAAAGCGCCGTCTTCTGCCACAAGGACCTGGTGGAAATGCCGGCCCCTGGTCCGGACCTCGACTGGATCAATGGCGACCTACAGCCGATCGTGAACCAGCGCACGGCGCTGTACGCGGCCACCGAGGAAATGCACGACGAAGCGGCCTTCAACGCCCTGCCGGAAGGCGATCGCCTGTCGGCGCGCGGCATCGAGGTCGGTCACATCTTCTCGTTCGGCACGAAGTACTCCGAGCCCATGAAGGCGACGGTCCAAGGGCCCGACGGCCAGCAGGTCCCGGTGCAGATGGGCAGCTACGGCGTCGGCGTCTCGCGCCTGCTGGGCGCGATCATCGAGGCCAGCCACGACGAAGGCGGCATCATCTGGCCGGAAAGCGTCGCGCCGTTCGATGTCGGCATCGTCAACATGCGCCAGGGCGACGCGGCTTGCGACGCGGCCTGCGAGACCGCCTACAACGCGCTCAAGGCCGCCGGCCGCGACGTGCTGTATGACGACACCGACGCCCGCGGCGGCGCCAAGTTCGCCACCATGGACCTGATCGGCCTGCCCTGGCAGCTGATCGTGGGCCCGAAGGGCATCGCCGAGGGCGTGGTCGAGATCAAGAACCGCAAGACCGGCGAGCGTCACACCGCCTCGCTGGATTCCGTCCTCGACGGCCTGACCAAGAGCAAGACCGCCTGA
- a CDS encoding biotin--[acetyl-CoA-carboxylase] ligase — MVTRDVTGAAPVIVLDEIDSTNAEARRRAEAGEAGPFWLVGLRQTAGRGRRGRPWETGEGNLAATLLFRTDKPPGEAAQVSFVAALAVADMLARYVPASLVSLKWPNDPLLGGLKVSGILIESGASPLGGLWLAVGIGVNLRRKPIDSERPGTSIATYSETLPPSPTEAIEVLAEAFERWFGVWSTLGFPAIADAWTALAHGLGEPCVARLGTETVEGIAEGLDADGALRLRLPDGHLRRITAGDVFFGGV; from the coding sequence TTGGTCACGCGTGACGTGACGGGCGCCGCGCCCGTCATCGTCCTCGACGAGATCGACTCCACCAACGCCGAGGCCCGTCGTCGGGCCGAGGCGGGCGAGGCCGGCCCCTTCTGGCTGGTAGGCCTGCGCCAGACCGCCGGGCGCGGCCGTCGCGGCCGCCCTTGGGAGACGGGCGAGGGCAACCTCGCCGCCACTCTGCTCTTCCGAACGGATAAGCCGCCTGGCGAGGCGGCCCAGGTGTCCTTCGTCGCGGCCTTGGCCGTGGCGGACATGCTGGCCAGGTATGTGCCGGCCTCTCTGGTTAGCTTGAAGTGGCCCAATGATCCGCTGCTGGGCGGCCTGAAAGTCAGCGGCATCCTGATCGAGTCCGGCGCTTCGCCGCTGGGCGGGCTTTGGCTCGCCGTCGGGATTGGCGTGAACCTGAGGCGCAAGCCCATTGATTCCGAGCGGCCGGGGACCTCGATCGCGACCTACAGCGAGACCCTGCCGCCGTCCCCGACCGAAGCCATCGAGGTGCTGGCCGAAGCGTTCGAGCGCTGGTTCGGCGTCTGGAGCACACTGGGTTTCCCCGCTATCGCCGATGCGTGGACCGCTCTGGCGCACGGCTTGGGCGAGCCCTGCGTCGCCCGTTTGGGGACGGAGACAGTCGAAGGTATCGCCGAGGGGCTAGACGCCGACGGCGCGCTGAGGCTCCGTCTTCCCGACGGCCATCTGCGCCGGATCACCGCCGGCGACGTGTTTTTCGGAGGCGTCTGA
- the nuoN gene encoding NADH-quinone oxidoreductase subunit NuoN produces the protein MTFFANFSLVLPEIVLAVAALVLLVAGAFRGKVGAIFTLAAVAALVAAAATAVLGPHGRAFGGVYAADAAATYAKVAIYLSSAVAVVLGDRWLAQRGDQKFEFAVLVILAAVGMGVTASAGDLISLYVGVELQSLALYVLAAMRRDDAKSSEAGLKYFVLGALSSGLLLYGSSLIYGFTGSTHFSQIALAAAHGGSHGVGLLFGLVFLICGLAFKVSAAPFHMWTPDVYEGAPTPVVGFFAAAPKLAAMMMFARVLGDAFPGAVEQWRQILVIAALLSVFVGAFAGLAQTNLKRLWAYSSIANVGYALLGVATGGEVGLQSMLLFMTLYMVDVTGFFACLQALNRDGKPMETIEDMAGLIKERPGVAIAMTAFSLSALGLPPFSGFWSKYYVFKAALGTGDVMMQWAAVLGLVGSVVAAFYYLRLIKSMWFDAPAGSVDAPSPSARAVGYAAAIFSFPIVLVALVWLDPAAKAAAAAFGHA, from the coding sequence ATGACGTTTTTCGCCAACTTCTCGCTCGTGCTGCCTGAGATCGTTCTCGCGGTCGCGGCGCTTGTCCTGCTGGTCGCCGGCGCCTTCCGGGGCAAGGTCGGCGCGATCTTCACCCTCGCGGCCGTCGCCGCGTTGGTGGCGGCCGCCGCCACGGCGGTCCTTGGCCCGCACGGCCGCGCCTTCGGCGGCGTCTACGCGGCCGACGCCGCGGCGACCTACGCCAAGGTCGCCATCTATCTGTCGAGCGCCGTCGCCGTCGTGCTCGGCGACCGCTGGCTGGCCCAGCGCGGCGACCAGAAGTTCGAGTTCGCCGTGCTGGTGATCCTGGCCGCCGTCGGCATGGGCGTCACCGCCTCGGCCGGCGACCTGATCAGCCTCTATGTCGGCGTCGAGCTGCAGTCGCTGGCCCTGTACGTGCTGGCCGCCATGCGCCGCGACGACGCCAAGTCTTCGGAAGCGGGCCTCAAGTACTTCGTGCTGGGCGCGCTGTCGTCGGGCCTGCTGCTGTACGGCAGCTCGCTGATCTACGGCTTCACCGGCTCGACCCACTTCAGTCAGATCGCCCTGGCCGCCGCTCATGGCGGTTCGCACGGCGTCGGCCTGCTGTTCGGCCTGGTGTTCCTGATCTGCGGCCTGGCGTTCAAGGTTTCGGCCGCGCCGTTCCACATGTGGACGCCGGACGTCTACGAAGGCGCGCCGACCCCGGTCGTCGGCTTCTTCGCCGCCGCCCCGAAGCTCGCCGCCATGATGATGTTCGCCCGCGTACTGGGCGACGCCTTCCCGGGCGCGGTCGAGCAGTGGCGCCAGATCCTGGTGATCGCGGCCCTGCTGTCTGTCTTCGTCGGCGCCTTCGCGGGCCTGGCTCAGACCAACCTGAAGCGCCTGTGGGCCTATTCGTCGATCGCCAATGTCGGCTACGCCCTGCTGGGCGTCGCGACCGGCGGCGAGGTCGGCCTGCAGTCGATGCTGCTGTTCATGACCCTCTACATGGTCGACGTCACGGGCTTCTTTGCTTGTCTTCAGGCTTTGAACCGCGACGGCAAGCCCATGGAGACGATCGAGGACATGGCGGGCCTGATCAAGGAACGTCCGGGCGTCGCCATCGCCATGACCGCGTTCTCGCTGTCGGCGTTGGGCCTGCCGCCGTTCTCGGGTTTCTGGTCGAAGTACTATGTCTTCAAGGCGGCCCTGGGCACGGGCGACGTGATGATGCAGTGGGCCGCGGTTCTTGGCCTGGTCGGCTCGGTCGTCGCGGCGTTCTACTACCTGCGCCTGATCAAATCGATGTGGTTCGACGCTCCGGCCGGCTCGGTCGACGCTCCGTCGCCGTCGGCCCGCGCCGTCGGCTACGCCGCCGCGATCTTCTCGTTCCCGATCGTGCTGGTGGCCCTGGTGTGGCTGGATCCGGCCGCCAAGGCCGCCGCGGCCGCCTTTGGTCACGCGTGA
- a CDS encoding nucleoside hydrolase, translating into MRLIIDTDTAGDDVFSLMLALTRPRVEVEAITIAHGNVGFVQHAENALVTLERCGKAGVPVYLGAERPFTRAPLDAAYVFGHDGMSDSQFAKAVQRPAEGHAVDELVRRIMAAPGEITLIAQAPLTNIALAYLREPRIAKALKHLWIMGGTDNGVGNVTPAAEYNLYVDPEAAKIVVNAGFDMSIVTWTETLRDGLFTSAQLAELEALGTPKAKFFTDVNRASLAFARETEGLDGSLHPDALTCAVALDESLILESEQCVVDVETLGELTRGYLSVSHSILPDIEVADPALKRRPPNARVIKRIDQAGFFAAMKQALL; encoded by the coding sequence ATGCGCCTGATCATCGACACCGACACCGCCGGCGACGACGTTTTCTCGCTGATGCTCGCCCTCACCCGCCCTCGCGTGGAGGTCGAGGCGATCACCATCGCCCACGGCAATGTCGGCTTCGTCCAGCACGCCGAGAACGCGCTGGTGACGCTGGAGCGCTGCGGCAAGGCTGGCGTGCCGGTCTATCTCGGCGCCGAGCGGCCGTTCACCCGCGCGCCGCTTGACGCCGCCTATGTGTTTGGCCACGACGGCATGAGCGACAGCCAGTTCGCCAAAGCCGTTCAGCGTCCGGCGGAAGGTCACGCGGTCGACGAGCTGGTCCGGCGGATCATGGCCGCGCCCGGGGAGATCACCCTGATCGCCCAAGCGCCGCTGACCAACATCGCCCTCGCCTATCTGCGCGAGCCGCGCATCGCCAAGGCGCTGAAGCATCTCTGGATCATGGGCGGAACCGACAATGGCGTCGGCAACGTCACGCCGGCCGCCGAATACAACCTCTATGTCGATCCGGAGGCCGCCAAGATCGTCGTCAACGCCGGCTTCGACATGTCGATCGTCACCTGGACCGAGACGCTGCGCGACGGCCTCTTCACCAGCGCGCAGCTCGCGGAGCTCGAAGCGCTGGGCACGCCGAAGGCCAAGTTCTTTACCGACGTGAACCGCGCCTCGCTCGCCTTCGCCAGGGAGACCGAGGGATTGGACGGCAGCTTGCATCCCGACGCCCTGACCTGCGCCGTCGCCCTGGACGAAAGCCTGATCCTGGAGAGCGAACAGTGCGTGGTCGACGTCGAGACCCTAGGCGAACTGACGCGGGGCTATCTCAGCGTCTCGCACTCCATCCTGCCCGACATCGAAGTCGCAGATCCGGCGCTGAAGCGTCGCCCGCCCAACGCGCGTGTGATCAAGCGCATCGATCAGGCGGGATTCTTCGCCGCGATGAAGCAGGCTCTGCTCTAG
- a CDS encoding lipoprotein-releasing ABC transporter permease subunit, protein MPDTRAAGPFSRWERSVARRYLFAKRKNGGVALISIISFCAVMLAVFALITVMSVMNGFRAELLGRIVGFNGHLYAQSPLINGPDRDTVIRRIMAAPGVVQAAPMVEAQAMVIGPTQVTGAIVRGVTTADLRHMSLIAGNIKQGSLAGFGEGEYGGDMVLIGDRMALNLGVRPGDAITLISPSGPATAFGSSTREKNYIVGGVFSVGMSQFDEAFVYMPLEQAQLFFGRDTSVDYVEIKVDDPDKAKDYKHAVEVASGPGALVSDWQDRNHSYFTALQVERKVMRLILFCIVAIATLNIISSLVMLVKNKGKDIAILRTMGAGQGAILRIFLMAGASIGVAGTLSGLALGALFCTYITPIQNFVEWATGTAVFSADVYMLSHIPAKIDWVEVAGIVTASALMSLLATLPPAWRASRLDPVEALRYE, encoded by the coding sequence ATGCCAGACACCCGCGCCGCCGGTCCCTTCAGCCGCTGGGAGCGCTCGGTCGCTCGCCGGTATCTGTTCGCCAAGCGCAAGAACGGCGGCGTGGCGCTGATCTCGATCATCTCGTTCTGCGCGGTGATGTTGGCGGTCTTCGCCCTCATCACCGTGATGAGCGTGATGAACGGCTTCCGGGCCGAGCTTCTGGGCAGAATCGTCGGCTTCAACGGCCATCTCTATGCGCAGTCGCCGCTCATCAACGGCCCCGATCGCGACACGGTGATACGGCGGATCATGGCCGCGCCGGGCGTCGTCCAGGCCGCGCCGATGGTCGAGGCCCAGGCCATGGTCATCGGCCCGACTCAGGTCACAGGCGCGATCGTGCGGGGCGTCACGACCGCGGATCTGCGCCACATGTCCCTGATCGCGGGGAACATCAAGCAGGGCTCTCTGGCCGGCTTCGGCGAGGGCGAATACGGCGGTGACATGGTGCTGATCGGCGATCGCATGGCCCTGAACCTGGGCGTGCGTCCCGGCGACGCCATCACCTTGATCTCGCCGTCAGGACCGGCGACCGCGTTCGGCAGCTCGACGCGCGAAAAGAACTACATCGTCGGCGGCGTCTTCAGCGTCGGCATGAGCCAGTTCGACGAGGCTTTCGTCTATATGCCGCTGGAGCAGGCCCAACTGTTCTTCGGTCGCGACACCTCGGTCGACTATGTCGAGATCAAGGTGGATGATCCCGACAAGGCCAAGGACTACAAGCACGCCGTCGAGGTGGCGAGTGGTCCAGGCGCTCTCGTCAGCGACTGGCAGGATCGAAACCACAGCTACTTCACCGCCCTGCAGGTGGAGCGAAAGGTGATGCGGCTGATCCTGTTCTGCATCGTGGCCATCGCCACGCTGAACATCATCTCCAGCCTCGTCATGCTGGTGAAGAACAAGGGCAAGGACATCGCCATCCTGCGCACCATGGGCGCCGGGCAGGGGGCGATCCTGCGCATCTTCCTGATGGCCGGCGCCTCGATCGGCGTCGCCGGCACCTTGAGCGGCCTCGCGTTGGGCGCGCTGTTCTGCACCTACATCACGCCGATCCAGAACTTCGTCGAATGGGCGACCGGCACGGCCGTGTTCAGCGCCGACGTCTACATGCTCTCGCACATCCCGGCGAAGATCGACTGGGTTGAGGTCGCGGGCATCGTCACGGCGTCGGCCCTGATGAGCCTGCTGGCGACCCTGCCGCCCGCTTGGCGGGCCTCGCGTCTCGATCCGGTGGAGGCGCTCCGCTATGAGTAA
- a CDS encoding DUF1467 family protein produces MSPITWFAIYLTIWWTVLFAVLPLGSRSFHEAGVAPPPGVDPGAPINPNLKRKFITTTWVSAVVFTLFFLVVHFHLVTLPDLPAAA; encoded by the coding sequence ATGAGCCCGATCACCTGGTTCGCCATCTATCTGACCATCTGGTGGACGGTGCTGTTCGCCGTCCTGCCGCTAGGCTCGCGCAGCTTCCACGAGGCGGGCGTCGCGCCGCCGCCGGGCGTCGATCCCGGCGCGCCGATCAATCCGAACCTGAAGCGCAAGTTCATCACCACGACCTGGGTGTCGGCCGTTGTCTTCACGCTGTTCTTTCTCGTCGTGCACTTTCACCTGGTGACGTTACCGGACCTGCCGGCGGCCGCGTGA
- the mce gene encoding methylmalonyl-CoA epimerase, with protein MIGKLNHVGVATPSIDESVKMYRELLGATSVTDKWAMPEQGVWVCFVNLPNSQIELIEPYGETSPIHGFLAKNPKGGQHHICFEVENIYEARDALVAKGATVLGEPRIGAHGTLIIFVHPKDMGGLLVELMETPKDAHH; from the coding sequence ATGATCGGCAAGCTCAACCACGTGGGCGTCGCGACCCCCTCCATCGACGAGTCGGTGAAGATGTATCGCGAGTTGCTCGGCGCCACCTCGGTCACCGACAAGTGGGCGATGCCGGAGCAGGGGGTCTGGGTCTGCTTCGTCAACCTGCCCAACAGCCAGATCGAGCTGATCGAGCCCTATGGCGAGACGTCGCCGATCCACGGCTTTCTGGCCAAGAACCCCAAGGGCGGTCAGCATCACATCTGCTTCGAGGTCGAGAACATATACGAAGCCCGTGACGCTCTGGTCGCCAAGGGCGCGACGGTGCTCGGCGAGCCGCGCATCGGCGCGCATGGCACGCTGATTATCTTCGTTCATCCCAAGGACATGGGCGGCCTGCTGGTCGAACTCATGGAGACGCCGAAGGACGCGCATCACTGA
- a CDS encoding ribonuclease J → MKKSKDDELVFLPLGGSNEIGMNFNLYGFGPAHDRKWIVVDLGVTFGDQTTPGVEIILPDPEFIEPYADDILGIVLTHAHEDHLGAVHWLWPRLKAPVFATPFTAFLLREKLRDASLLDEVPITEIPLGGTFELGPFSLELITLTHSIPEPNGLAIKTPLGTILHTGDWKIDPEPQLGAPTDDAALRRLGDEGVLAMVCDSTNVFVEGTAGSEADVREALGNLIKSLKGKIAVACFASNVARMDTVIRAAQACGRKVCLAGRSMHRMAAAARSVGLLEGIEPFINDDQAKHLPENEILFLCTGSQGEARAALSRIADGSHPHVKLGAGDHVIFSSRVIPGNEIPIRNLQNKLADRGVRLHTERDTPGIHVSGHPCREELRQMYQWVRPEIAVPTHGERRHLIEHAAFAKDLQVPQAVSPRNGDMVRLAPGRAEIIDEVPAGRLYVDGGVVTPENGEALRERRHAAFNGMLAVSIVLDGRNKIVSGPQVRGIGLTGDEEYSLDDALDDLAEEAETAYKRLDGDAREIDETIESAISRAVKKAAFRIWERKPVVETTVLRI, encoded by the coding sequence ATGAAAAAATCCAAAGACGACGAACTCGTCTTCCTGCCGCTTGGCGGGTCGAACGAGATCGGCATGAACTTCAACCTGTACGGCTTCGGGCCGGCGCACGATCGCAAATGGATCGTGGTCGACCTGGGCGTGACGTTCGGCGACCAGACGACTCCGGGCGTCGAGATCATCCTGCCCGACCCCGAGTTCATCGAGCCCTATGCCGACGACATCCTCGGCATCGTCCTGACTCACGCGCACGAAGACCATCTGGGCGCCGTGCACTGGCTGTGGCCGCGCCTGAAAGCTCCGGTGTTCGCAACGCCGTTCACCGCTTTCCTGCTGCGCGAGAAGCTGCGCGACGCGAGCCTGCTGGACGAGGTGCCGATCACCGAGATCCCCTTGGGCGGGACGTTCGAACTCGGTCCGTTCTCGCTGGAGCTGATCACGCTGACGCACTCGATCCCCGAGCCGAACGGCCTGGCGATCAAGACGCCACTGGGGACCATCCTGCACACGGGCGACTGGAAGATCGATCCCGAACCTCAGCTAGGCGCGCCGACCGATGACGCCGCGCTGCGCCGCCTCGGCGACGAGGGCGTGCTGGCCATGGTCTGCGACAGCACCAACGTTTTTGTTGAAGGCACGGCGGGCTCCGAGGCGGATGTTCGCGAGGCGCTCGGCAATCTGATCAAGAGCCTGAAGGGCAAGATCGCCGTCGCCTGCTTCGCCTCGAACGTGGCGCGCATGGATACGGTGATCCGCGCGGCCCAGGCTTGCGGCCGCAAGGTCTGCCTGGCCGGTCGCTCGATGCACCGGATGGCGGCCGCGGCGCGCTCGGTCGGTCTGCTCGAGGGCATCGAGCCCTTCATCAACGACGACCAGGCCAAGCATCTGCCCGAGAACGAAATCCTGTTCCTGTGCACCGGCAGTCAGGGCGAGGCCCGCGCGGCCTTGTCGCGGATCGCCGACGGCAGCCATCCGCACGTCAAGCTGGGCGCTGGCGACCACGTGATCTTCAGCTCGCGGGTCATCCCGGGGAACGAGATCCCGATCCGCAACCTGCAGAACAAGCTGGCCGACCGGGGCGTGCGCCTGCACACCGAGCGCGATACGCCAGGCATCCACGTCTCGGGCCACCCTTGCCGTGAGGAACTGCGCCAGATGTACCAGTGGGTGCGTCCGGAGATCGCGGTCCCGACCCACGGCGAACGTCGCCACCTGATCGAGCACGCGGCCTTCGCCAAGGACCTGCAGGTCCCGCAGGCCGTCAGCCCGCGCAACGGCGACATGGTTCGCTTGGCGCCCGGCCGGGCGGAGATCATCGACGAGGTGCCGGCTGGGCGCCTCTATGTCGATGGCGGTGTGGTTACGCCGGAGAACGGCGAGGCCCTGCGCGAGCGTCGGCATGCGGCGTTCAACGGCATGCTGGCGGTCTCGATCGTCCTGGACGGCCGTAACAAGATCGTCTCGGGGCCGCAGGTCCGTGGCATCGGTCTGACGGGCGACGAGGAATACTCTCTGGACGACGCGCTGGACGATCTCGCCGAAGAGGCCGAGACCGCCTACAAGCGGCTCGACGGCGACGCCCGCGAGATCGACGAGACGATCGAGAGCGCCATCTCGCGCGCGGTGAAGAAGGCCGCGTTCCGCATCTGGGAGCGCAAGCCCGTTGTCGAGACGACGGTCCTGCGCATCTGA
- the sidA gene encoding cell division inhibitor SidA translates to MIRVARESLALVSVVGFVWMMCSVAQLVA, encoded by the coding sequence ATGATCCGTGTGGCGCGTGAGTCTTTGGCCCTTGTTTCCGTCGTCGGCTTCGTCTGGATGATGTGCTCGGTCGCCCAACTGGTGGCCTGA
- a CDS encoding ABC transporter ATP-binding protein — MSNPIPSSPILALRGVERVYKTEAGALPVLRGVDLDVYPGEVVGLIGPSGSGKSSLLHSAGLLEHPDAGAVTLEGRECSKLSERVRTRIRLGTVGFVYQFHHLLPEFTALENVALPLSIAGKSQREADARAKELLEGLGLGHRLNHQPAQMSGGEQQRVAIARALANRPKLLLADEPTGNLDPATSAAVFQSLYEIARQEGVAALIATHNMELARYMDRVLALKDGHLEARTFS, encoded by the coding sequence ATGAGTAATCCGATACCGTCTTCGCCAATCTTGGCCCTGCGCGGGGTCGAGCGCGTCTACAAGACCGAGGCCGGGGCGCTGCCCGTGCTGCGCGGCGTCGATCTGGACGTCTATCCCGGCGAAGTGGTCGGCCTGATCGGTCCCTCGGGTTCGGGCAAGTCGTCGCTGCTGCATTCGGCCGGGCTGCTGGAGCATCCCGACGCCGGCGCGGTGACGCTCGAAGGCCGCGAGTGCTCCAAGCTCTCAGAGCGCGTCCGTACGCGCATTCGGCTGGGCACGGTCGGCTTCGTCTACCAGTTCCACCACCTGCTGCCCGAGTTCACCGCGCTCGAGAACGTGGCCCTGCCGCTCTCGATCGCCGGCAAGAGCCAGCGCGAGGCTGATGCGCGGGCCAAGGAACTGCTGGAAGGGCTCGGATTGGGCCATCGGCTGAACCACCAGCCGGCCCAGATGTCGGGCGGCGAGCAGCAGCGCGTGGCGATCGCCCGGGCGCTGGCCAACCGGCCCAAGCTGCTGCTGGCCGACGAGCCGACGGGGAACCTCGATCCCGCCACGTCCGCGGCGGTGTTCCAGTCGCTGTACGAGATCGCGCGCCAGGAAGGCGTCGCCGCCCTGATCGCCACGCACAACATGGAGCTTGCTCGCTACATGGACCGCGTCCTGGCGCTGAAGGACGGGCACCTCGAGGCCCGCACCTTCTCCTAA